From a region of the Mycobacterium intracellulare ATCC 13950 genome:
- a CDS encoding NAD(P)-dependent oxidoreductase, translating to MVGRLVAAGHDVHALGRTAEKRRELEQLGARVVAEDADAGAHADVVVLCVFTDEQVRRVCLDGGLLPAMPSGSTLVVHTTASPNTIEAIAARADHVDVVDAAVSGGPHDIAAGRLTLFVGGAEPAVDRVRPLLGCYGDPVLHVGPAGAGQKVKLVNNALFAGQIGLLAEAIRLGERLGVPESTLLSTLGHGSATSRVLDLVAAGGSVASFIEVTGDFVGKDVAVVRDVAAELGSDLGALDDVITAIETAKMV from the coding sequence ATGGTCGGTCGTCTGGTCGCGGCCGGTCACGACGTCCACGCCCTGGGCCGCACCGCCGAAAAGCGCCGCGAGCTCGAGCAACTGGGCGCGCGCGTCGTCGCGGAGGACGCCGACGCCGGCGCGCACGCCGACGTGGTGGTGCTCTGCGTGTTCACCGACGAACAGGTGCGCCGCGTGTGCCTGGACGGCGGATTGCTACCGGCCATGCCGTCGGGATCGACACTGGTGGTGCACACCACCGCCAGCCCCAACACCATCGAGGCCATCGCCGCGCGCGCCGATCACGTCGACGTCGTCGACGCCGCGGTCAGCGGTGGCCCGCACGACATCGCGGCCGGCCGGCTCACCCTGTTCGTGGGCGGGGCCGAGCCGGCGGTGGACCGGGTACGACCGCTGCTGGGTTGCTACGGCGATCCGGTCCTGCACGTCGGGCCCGCCGGCGCCGGCCAGAAGGTGAAACTGGTCAACAACGCCCTCTTCGCGGGGCAGATCGGGCTGCTCGCGGAAGCCATCCGGCTGGGCGAACGCCTCGGCGTGCCCGAATCGACGTTGCTGAGCACCCTGGGCCATGGCAGCGCGACCAGTCGCGTGCTGGACCTCGTCGCGGCGGGCGGGTCCGTCGCGTCGTTCATCGAGGTAACCGGCGACTTCGTCGGCAAGGACGTGGCCGTGGTGCGCGATGTCGCGGCGGAACTGGGCAGCGACCTGGGCGCACTGGATGACGTCATCACGGCGATCGAGACCGCGAAGATGGTTTGA
- a CDS encoding NAD(P)-dependent oxidoreductase yields MRVGFIGLGSQGGPMARRIAEGGYATTLWARRPATLEAFADTPAQIAGSPAELAAASDLVCLCVVGDADIDELTGGEGGLLSAMKPGGIIAVHSTVHPETCRELAKRAGAVGVSIVDAPVSGGGGAAAEGRLLVMAGGDTEAVERCRPVFETYADPVVHLGELGSGQTTKLLNNLLFTANLATAATALSLADALGVTPERLTEVVSRSSGNSFALNALGGIGGLDRLAGVAGGLLQKDVRLVVDLADQAGAEGGAVLAAADAALTLMEHPR; encoded by the coding sequence ATGCGCGTCGGGTTCATCGGGCTGGGCAGTCAGGGCGGGCCCATGGCGCGGCGCATCGCCGAGGGCGGCTATGCCACCACGCTGTGGGCGCGCCGGCCCGCGACGCTCGAGGCGTTCGCCGACACCCCGGCCCAGATCGCCGGTTCGCCGGCCGAACTCGCCGCGGCCAGTGACCTGGTCTGCCTCTGTGTCGTCGGCGACGCCGACATCGACGAACTCACCGGCGGCGAAGGCGGATTGCTCTCGGCGATGAAGCCGGGCGGCATCATCGCGGTGCACAGCACGGTGCACCCCGAGACGTGCCGAGAACTGGCGAAGCGGGCTGGGGCGGTCGGTGTTTCGATCGTCGATGCGCCGGTGAGCGGGGGCGGCGGAGCGGCGGCGGAAGGCCGCCTGCTGGTGATGGCCGGCGGTGACACCGAGGCCGTCGAACGCTGCCGCCCGGTCTTCGAAACCTATGCCGATCCGGTGGTTCATCTCGGCGAGCTGGGTTCGGGGCAGACCACCAAGCTGCTCAACAACTTGCTGTTCACCGCCAACCTCGCCACGGCGGCGACGGCCTTGTCGCTGGCGGACGCGCTGGGTGTCACCCCGGAGCGTCTCACCGAGGTCGTCTCCCGCAGCAGTGGAAACAGCTTTGCGCTCAATGCTCTTGGCGGCATCGGCGGGCTGGATCGGCTGGCCGGTGTCGCCGGGGGGCTGCTGCAGAAGGACGTCCGGCTGGTCGTCGACCTTGCCGACCAGGCCGGGGCCGAAGGCGGCGCCGTGCTCGCGGCGGCCGATGCGGCGCTGACGCTGATGGAGCACCCCCGTTGA
- a CDS encoding alpha/beta hydrolase, whose amino-acid sequence MSAQPRPRLVIVDGVPMSAIVAEAADPKAVIVAIHGGGTTAVYFDCPGHPSSSLLRSGAAAGFTVVALDRPGYGSSAPYPEAMAQPEQRVDLAYGAVDRILAQKPRGAGLFLMGHSGGCELVMRMAAEARGADLLGIELAGTGRHYHPAARDILKTATRERRPAGLRDLLWQPESLYPPEVLNGATVSPSAPSYEDQMVSNWARQDFPALAPAIRVPVRFSIAEHEKVWQNDTSAMDEIAELFSATPRFSVHRQPDAGHNISLGHTAPAYHATVLAFADECVRARSDSSDSPNVTAQSPSGPNVTEVSRSADDEADLEAG is encoded by the coding sequence ATGAGTGCCCAGCCCCGCCCTCGACTCGTCATCGTCGACGGGGTGCCGATGTCGGCCATTGTCGCCGAAGCCGCCGACCCGAAGGCCGTGATCGTGGCCATCCACGGCGGCGGCACCACCGCCGTCTACTTCGATTGCCCCGGCCACCCGTCGTCCTCACTGTTACGCAGCGGCGCCGCAGCGGGATTCACCGTCGTCGCTCTCGACCGGCCCGGCTATGGCAGCTCGGCCCCCTATCCGGAGGCGATGGCGCAACCCGAGCAACGAGTCGACCTGGCGTACGGGGCGGTGGATCGCATCCTCGCGCAGAAGCCGCGCGGCGCCGGGCTGTTTCTGATGGGCCATTCGGGCGGCTGCGAACTCGTCATGCGGATGGCGGCCGAGGCGCGCGGCGCGGATCTGCTCGGCATCGAATTGGCCGGGACCGGCCGGCACTATCACCCCGCAGCCCGCGACATCCTGAAGACGGCGACGCGCGAACGTCGTCCCGCGGGACTGCGTGACCTGTTGTGGCAGCCCGAAAGCCTTTATCCGCCCGAGGTTCTCAACGGCGCGACGGTCTCCCCGAGCGCCCCGTCCTACGAGGACCAGATGGTGTCGAACTGGGCGCGCCAGGATTTCCCGGCGCTCGCCCCCGCCATACGCGTGCCGGTGCGGTTCAGCATCGCCGAGCACGAAAAGGTGTGGCAGAACGACACTTCGGCGATGGACGAGATTGCGGAGCTGTTCTCCGCAACACCGCGGTTCAGCGTTCATCGGCAACCCGATGCGGGACACAACATCAGCCTCGGGCACACGGCGCCCGCTTACCACGCCACGGTTCTGGCGTTCGCGGACGAATGCGTGAGGGCCCGGTCGGATTCGTCCGACTCGCCGAACGTGACAGCACAGTCACCGTCGGGCCCGAACGTGACTGAGGTGTCACGGTCGGCCGATGACGAAGCCGATTTGGAGGCCGGTTGA
- a CDS encoding thiolase C-terminal domain-containing protein, whose amino-acid sequence MSAAPGRPLPLVTPENEFFWTSGADGKLRLQECKSCESLIHPPAPVCRYCRSLDVGVRAVSGRATLAGFTINRRFSLPGLPAPYVIAQVAIDEDPRVRLTTNIVECDPAELELGQQVEVVFEQAEDVWFPLFRPVSGAEPGRLPVDEIAPERFGEYVRPMLTTEKFEDKVALTGIGMSPIGRRLMQPPLALTVQACEAAIADAGLTFADIDGLSTYPGAINVGGFGEGGVTALEAALGIRPTWHNGAMETFGPGGSVIAAMLAVACGLARHVLCFRTLWEATHGELMKQGKIAPSMGRMSGWQMPFGATSAAHTLAMNAQRHFQRYGTTKETLGWIALNQRANAELNPTAIYRSPMTMEDYLDARPITTPFGLYDCDVPCDGAIAVIVSAADAARDLAKPPVLVEAVGTQIVERIDWDQSTLTHEPQVLGQAAHVWTRTSLRPADVDVAELYDGFTMNCLSWIEALGFCGIGEAKEFLDGGKNIARDGQLPLNTHGGQLSHGRTHGMGLLHEAVAQLRGEGGDRQVADARVGVVSSGGLTPSGVILLRADR is encoded by the coding sequence GTGTCAGCAGCACCCGGCCGCCCATTGCCCCTGGTCACGCCTGAGAACGAGTTCTTCTGGACCTCGGGTGCCGACGGAAAGCTACGGCTGCAGGAATGCAAGAGCTGCGAATCGCTGATCCACCCGCCCGCGCCGGTATGCCGGTACTGCCGCTCATTGGATGTCGGGGTCCGGGCCGTCTCAGGCAGGGCGACCCTCGCGGGATTCACCATCAACCGCCGGTTCAGCCTGCCCGGTTTGCCGGCGCCGTACGTGATCGCCCAGGTCGCGATCGATGAAGACCCCCGGGTTCGGCTGACCACCAACATCGTGGAATGCGATCCCGCCGAGCTCGAACTCGGCCAACAGGTCGAGGTCGTGTTCGAGCAGGCCGAGGACGTGTGGTTTCCGCTGTTCCGGCCCGTCTCCGGCGCCGAGCCCGGCCGGCTGCCGGTCGACGAGATCGCGCCCGAGCGCTTCGGCGAATACGTCCGGCCCATGCTCACCACGGAGAAGTTCGAAGACAAGGTCGCCCTCACCGGAATCGGCATGTCGCCCATCGGGCGTCGGCTGATGCAGCCGCCGCTGGCGCTGACCGTGCAGGCCTGTGAGGCGGCGATCGCCGACGCCGGCCTGACGTTCGCCGACATCGACGGCCTGTCCACCTACCCCGGCGCGATCAACGTCGGCGGCTTCGGGGAGGGCGGCGTCACCGCCCTGGAGGCCGCGTTGGGCATCCGGCCGACATGGCACAACGGCGCCATGGAGACGTTCGGCCCGGGTGGCTCGGTGATCGCCGCGATGCTCGCCGTCGCGTGCGGGTTGGCGCGTCACGTGCTGTGCTTCCGGACGCTGTGGGAAGCCACCCACGGTGAGCTGATGAAGCAGGGCAAGATCGCCCCGTCCATGGGCCGAATGTCGGGCTGGCAGATGCCATTCGGCGCGACCTCTGCGGCACACACCCTGGCGATGAACGCGCAGCGGCATTTTCAGCGTTACGGCACCACCAAGGAGACGCTGGGCTGGATCGCGTTGAACCAGCGAGCCAACGCCGAACTCAACCCGACCGCGATCTACCGCTCCCCGATGACGATGGAGGACTACCTCGACGCGCGGCCGATCACTACTCCCTTCGGCCTCTACGACTGCGACGTGCCGTGCGACGGCGCGATCGCCGTCATCGTCTCCGCCGCCGACGCCGCCCGCGACCTGGCCAAGCCGCCCGTGCTCGTGGAGGCCGTGGGAACCCAGATCGTCGAGCGAATCGATTGGGACCAAAGCACTCTCACGCACGAACCGCAGGTACTGGGCCAGGCGGCGCACGTCTGGACGCGGACCTCGCTGCGTCCCGCCGACGTGGACGTGGCCGAGCTGTATGACGGGTTCACCATGAACTGCCTGTCCTGGATCGAGGCGCTCGGATTCTGCGGGATCGGTGAGGCCAAGGAATTCCTGGACGGCGGCAAGAACATCGCCCGCGACGGCCAGCTTCCGCTCAACACGCACGGCGGCCAGCTTTCGCACGGCCGCACCCACGGCATGGGTCTGCTGCATGAGGCCGTCGCTCAGCTGCGCGGGGAAGGTGGTGACCGGCAGGTCGCCGATGCCCGCGTCGGCGTCGTCAGCAGCGGCGGCCTCACTCCCAGCGGCGTGATCCTGCTGCGAGCGGACCGGTGA